In Tolypothrix sp. NIES-4075, the following proteins share a genomic window:
- a CDS encoding HAD family hydrolase gives MPNVPLPNAPINSFSNIRLIATDMDGTLTQQGKFTSALLQALENLAAVGIKVVIVTGRSAGWVSGLSSLMPIAGAIAENGGIFYSSNSETVALTPIPDLVAHRQHLAAAFAQLQTHFPQIRESADNRFRITDWTFDVASLSTGELLWLSNLCQQLNWGFTYSNVQCHIKPLGQDKAVGLLQVLREYFPDYSPQQVVTVGDSPNDESLFDQRYFPVSVGVANVMEYANQLHHQPVYITTAAEGAGFCELSNYLLQTVKILNYT, from the coding sequence ATGCCCAATGTCCCATTGCCCAATGCCCCAATCAATTCTTTTAGCAACATTCGTCTGATTGCTACAGATATGGATGGCACCCTGACGCAACAAGGTAAATTTACTTCTGCCTTATTGCAAGCTTTGGAGAATTTAGCGGCGGTTGGAATCAAAGTAGTAATTGTTACTGGACGTTCCGCAGGCTGGGTGAGTGGACTAAGTAGCTTGATGCCCATCGCTGGTGCGATCGCCGAAAATGGCGGTATATTCTATTCATCTAATAGTGAAACTGTAGCTTTAACGCCGATTCCCGATTTAGTTGCCCATCGTCAACATTTAGCCGCAGCTTTTGCCCAATTACAAACACATTTTCCCCAAATCCGAGAATCTGCCGACAATCGCTTTCGCATCACCGACTGGACTTTTGATGTAGCTTCTTTGAGTACAGGTGAACTGCTTTGGTTAAGTAATCTCTGTCAACAACTGAATTGGGGATTCACCTACAGCAACGTCCAGTGTCACATCAAACCCTTGGGGCAAGATAAAGCTGTAGGATTATTGCAAGTATTGCGAGAATACTTTCCTGATTATTCACCTCAACAAGTTGTTACCGTTGGCGATAGTCCCAATGATGAAAGTTTATTCGATCAACGTTATTTTCCCGTTTCTGTGGGTGTAGCGAATGTGATGGAATATGCCAATCAGTTGCACCATCAACCTGTTTATATCACCACTGCTGCTGAAGGTGCAGGATTTTGTGAGTTATCTAATTACTTATTGCAAACCGTAAAAATACTGAATTACACGTAG